A genomic region of Desulfotignum phosphitoxidans DSM 13687 contains the following coding sequences:
- a CDS encoding HEPN domain-containing protein has protein sequence MDIKEHIKYWLDSADHDWDTVQSLFSAAKYDWCLFIGHLVLEKILKALYVQANNNQLPPKTHNLVKLARLSKLDLSMEQEILLDEVNDFNLEVRYPQYKSEFYKRCTRKFSADYYQKINETMIWLKSQIKY, from the coding sequence GTGGATATAAAAGAACATATTAAATATTGGCTCGACAGTGCAGATCACGATTGGGATACTGTTCAAAGTTTGTTTAGTGCAGCCAAATATGATTGGTGTTTATTCATAGGACATTTGGTTTTAGAAAAAATTTTAAAAGCTTTATATGTTCAAGCGAATAACAACCAATTACCACCCAAAACCCACAATCTTGTGAAATTGGCCCGTCTCAGTAAACTTGATCTTTCTATGGAACAAGAAATTTTGCTGGATGAAGTGAATGATTTTAATCTGGAAGTAAGATACCCTCAATACAAGAGCGAATTTTATAAAAGGTGTACAAGAAAATTTAGTGCAGATTATTATCAAAAAATTAACGAGACGATGATATGGCTGAAATCCCAGATAAAATATTGA
- a CDS encoding type II toxin-antitoxin system HicB family antitoxin produces MKFRAVIKETQGWWIGWLVDLPGVNAQERTRDALLESLKIGAKEMLETDIPFDPGFSMEQLDIPEPEWA; encoded by the coding sequence ATGAAATTCAGGGCGGTAATCAAAGAAACACAGGGGTGGTGGATCGGCTGGTTGGTGGATTTACCCGGAGTCAACGCACAGGAAAGAACCCGGGATGCGCTGCTGGAGTCGTTGAAAATCGGCGCAAAAGAGATGCTTGAAACAGATATTCCGTTTGATCCTGGCTTTTCCATGGAACAGCTGGACATTCCAGAGCCTGAATGGGCATAA
- a CDS encoding nucleotidyltransferase domain-containing protein, with amino-acid sequence MAEIPDKILKIINQFIAKLEDNNIKVERAFLFGSYAQGTFNDWSDIDLAIVSTAFKGERFGDRDKIRRIKLSISCDLEPIPYNPLDFNSNNPFVKRILRTGIRVA; translated from the coding sequence ATGGCTGAAATCCCAGATAAAATATTGAAAATTATTAACCAGTTTATAGCAAAACTGGAAGATAATAATATTAAGGTAGAACGCGCGTTTCTGTTTGGGAGCTATGCCCAGGGAACATTCAATGACTGGAGCGATATTGATCTGGCTATCGTGTCAACCGCATTTAAAGGTGAACGTTTTGGCGACAGAGACAAGATCAGGCGTATTAAATTAAGCATCAGTTGCGACCTTGAGCCAATACCATATAATCCTTTAGATTTTAACAGTAATAATCCGTTTGTTAAGAGAATCCTCAGAACCGGAATCAGGGTTGCTTAG